CCCTCCTTGGCTCCATTTGCAGCCTGTCTGTGATCGCCGCTGACCGCTACATCACAATCTTCCACGCTCTGAGGTACCATCGCATCGTGACCCCACGCCGTGCCCTTGTCGTCCTGATGGTCATCTGGACGTGCTGTATGGGCAGCAGTATCACCATCGTGACCTTTTCCCATCACGTCCCCACGGTGATCGCCTTCACAGCGCTGTTCCCACTGATGCTGGCCTTCATCCTCTGCCTCTACCTGCACATGTTCCTGCTGGCCCGCTCCCACGCCAGGAGGACCTCCACGCTTCCCAGAGCCAACATGAGAGGGGCTGTCACACTGACTGTTCTGCTCGGGGTCTTCATTTTCTGTTGGGCACCCTTTGTCCTTCATGTCCTCTTGATGACATTCTGCCCGGCTGACCCCTACTGTGCCTGCTACATGTCCCTCTTCCAGGTGAACGGTGTGTTGATCATGTGTAATGCCGTCATTGACCCCTTCATATATGCCTTCCGGAGCCCAGAGCTCAGGGACGCATTCAAAAAGATGACCTTCTGCAACAGGTACCAGTAGAATTATTGGCCCCTGATTTTAGGAGCCATGTGGAAATACCGTCAGGGGACAGAGTAACGTGACATACCAACAATACTAATGCTCCAACTGTCCTTTCCTTCCCTAAAGCACACGAGGAGAATCCCACTGACTTGTGTTATAATAGCTCAGTTCCATGTGAACAGCCTTGCTGTAGGTACAACTTCTATAGCTAGAGAgacaaaatatttactaaaaagaAGGACAGGATACAAAGCACATACAGCAATACACATATGAGAACTCTGGGCTGAGGAAAAAGTTGTTCTTCTATAGATATCTAGCTAGCCTATCACTGGGGTGGCCTTTCCAAAGTACTAGGACAAGTACTCAGTGTATAAACTACAGGGCCTTTGTAAGCCAAAGGTGCCATTAAGTTGCTGCAGCTGAATTTGCCTGTCCCACACTGCCACACAGAATCCCTGCTCGCCTGCTTTCCCTTCTGCCTGCCTGCTTTATTGTATGCCATCTCAGATCTTTCTGGAAGCAGGCAGGATGCACATTATAAACGTCAAATAACCAGCGTTGAGTTTCCAATAATAAAGAAACCTTCTCTGTTAGTCTTCTTTGCTAACTCAGTATCCCACTGGCCTTAAAGTATTTTCCTGGTTAAAACTCCTCATGCTTTAGAAGCATAAAtttcaaaggaggaaataaaaatttaatccaTTTGGTTCCTATGTAGGAATAAATAAAGGTCAGAGGAAAATTGTGAAGTTTGTAGAAGATATAATCAATCCTTGTGTATCTGTCCAAACATAGAAGTAAAGGAAAAGACGTCCCAAGCCCCAATATGCATTTTGTGGACTAAGTAGAGAGTGTGTGTGTTCACCATGTTTTTGGACTATGGGGGAAACCAAGACCAAAACAATACTTCAAGACAGTGCTATTATTGAGACCCAAGCCAGAGAGTGATGAAAAACACTTAAACTCATTCCACAGATGAGTCTGAGAGGCAGATACCATCACTGGAGAACTTCATCCTACCATCAGCCACAGGAAAGATGCCAGATATCGAAAAGTGACATCCCAAGTAGGGTAAAGGAAGCAAAAATTGCAAGTTCATCTGTTTTTAATAGCTAAAGATAAAGCTTAAAGAGGAATCAAATTCTGATCCTAAGTCCTTGCTAagatggaagagagaaagaggccaGGTCTGCAGGTGCATGGAGCTGAGCTGCTCAGGATCCACAGTGAGGGACGGCGTCTCGGGAAGAGGCAGTTCTTGGCCCTCGGAGTTTTCCCTGAGCTGCTGAAAGGAGAAGCCAGCCACAAGCAGGACTGCTGGCTGGGTGATGGGTTGGATATTAGGTGTGGGGAGGGACAGGAGCttaagaagcagaagagaaagcaCAGAGTTAAAGGGAAGGCAGCTGCGGGCAGGTGTCCAGAAAGCCTGTGACACAGCTTGAAGGTGAAACCCACAGTGTGTCTTCTGGTCCTCCATTCTCTAGAAATCCTTCTTTGGTCCTTCCCCCTCACCAAATGAATGATGATACCCTTTTTCTCCTCTTATTTCTCTGGCAGAACCTCCAGGACAAAGGCAAAAAGAAGCAAAGACTGAGGGATTCCTTACGCTTTTCTTCACTTTAATAGAAATGCTTTATAAAATTTCACCAATAAGTTTTTGAAAATTACCTTTCATCAAGTtaataatgttctttttctgcctAGTTTCTTAACAGTAATTTTTAATCACTAatcaatgttgaattttatttaatgctttttcagcatctatcaGATGATCAGTTTTTCCTCCTTTAATTTCTTAATGTGGTATACCACATTAATAGATTTTTAACAGTTGGGCTATCTTTGCAAACTTCAAATGAAGATTGATATGTATTATACCAACCATGGTCATATTTACAAAGCTAAAATATATTGTTTGACAAACAACTTATTGTGAATTATACTTTTACATATTTGAAATTACCTATAatgatataatttaatttatatttcatgaATGACCTCTAgtgaattttatgaaaaatgaGAACAGTACCAAAAAATACAGATTCAAGATATGTGGTTTTGAGggcattccctggcggtctagtggttaggactcagggctttcactgccagggcctaggttcgatccctggtctggcaagtaagatcctgcaagctgtgcactGCAGCCAAAAAAGCAAACAGATATGTGGGTTCCATAAATATTCCctttaaaataaaggagaagaaaTTATACATGGAATATTTAGTTGGCTACTCCTTTACGTAtatttagtgatttttaaaatctattttgtgcaGATTCCTATTTGCTACACATGCAACAGTTTGTAGCTAGAAATTCTCACACTCAGGGTGACAATCTCCCGTTGACATTACAATATGATCATTGAAGAAACAGTAAACAACTGTTATTTATTTTGCCAACATGTGTTGTATATTTAAGATCTATTATTTGCAAAGTATTGCTGAGAAAAGAATCCAGTTACTCCTCTTTGCAAATCTAcatatatgtttctttttcttttaatttctttttatttatttttggctgtgttgggtctttgttgctgcacatggtctttctctagttgcagcaagtgggggctactcttcgttgcagtgcgtgggcttctcattgtggaggcttctcttgttgtggagcacgggctccgggcgcgcgggcttcagtagttgcggcttgcgggcttagttgctccgcggcatgtaggatcttcccagaccagggctcgaacccatgtcccctgtgttgccaggtggattcttaaccactgcaccaccagggaagccctacatataTGTTTCTTTATCCACATAAGTGTAGTCTGtattacaattaaaatttttgataGTATGTTAAGAGCCTCTAAATACCTATATACTCTCGTGCAGTGAAAGCACATCTTTTGTCACATCCCCTAATGTCTCAGGTCAGACTTTGACCATGTTCCTCAGAATTCTGAAAAtaaggagggcagagggcaggaggaCCCACAAAAGATTAAGAATACCCTTCAGAACAGTGAGTGTCTCTTGCTTCCATTAGCATATTAATAAATGtacctaatttaattttttaagaaagtttTATGTCAGTAGAAGCTATACTATATCTGAGATAACAAATGCCATGAGCTTAAAATCTGTTAAAAGTCTTCATTTTATCTGTCCCTACTTAATCCTTTTCAATTTTCTACAGGTTCTAGCAGTCTGGAGTTTGTTGAACAAGACTGTGATGTCATATAGACTTTAAGCAGGACCCCTTGCAGCCCTTGCTGAAGAGCACTGAAACTTTTATCCTGCTCCCTTTCTCCTGACTCTTCGATGATATCCAACCCAAGAGTGTTGGACACATTGAAAATTGTCCCAATACCAATAAAGCTAAAATGTTGATCAAATAAATTCACAGAATATGTCTAGAAGTGGCAAGAACTTCCTTTTACAGACAGAAAAGCACAGTCATGAGAGGTAAGAGAATGATTCAAAATTCACGTcattgagttcaaatcccagctccatgtGTGCTATTTATGTAACCTTGGACAAGATATTTAACTTCAATAAGAGTCCATAATTCCACCAGTTATATAGGGACCAGAGTATTACCTGCCTCACAGAATTTtctgagaaataaattaaaaaataaaagttcagcACAATGCTTGGAGCACTCAGTGTATTAAGCTAAATGCTTAATAAAAGTTAGTgtttactattattgttattattattattaataatattactcCAGTGTCAGACAAGTGGGCAGAGCCTTTTGACCACAGTGTAAAAATGCTGCTGCTTAACTTAGTGCTTTCTCTTCTGATTCTCTCACTATAAAGGGCCCTTCCTTCGCCCACTTCCCCTGCTCTCTTAATCTCTAACTCCACATATGTAAAAATACTCCTAATCAAAAAGCCCATCTCTAAACTCATCATAACAATTAGCAAGAATTTAGGTCTAAAAATCATACTTTCAGCATCATGACTAAAGCACTTCCACATAACCATGGCAAAGAAAAATAGCTACTTCTAGGAATCCTGAGTGCTTTCCTGATAACTATTTGCATCCTTCTAAGTATTTCCATGGCACATCGTCACTACAGCTCTACATTCACAGATTTTTTTGTGTGGTTTTCACTAGTTTCTACTGCTAAAAATAGTCCTAGCAGGCACATTGATTAGAGCTTAAAAGTTCAAGTTCTGGAGTCAGAAAGAGCTGGATTCATGCCTGGGGAAAATACTCAAGCTCTTTGAAGCCCTTTCTCTCATCTATAAACTGGGCTAATGACTCCACCTCTATAACAGTACGCCATGCCTACATAATGATCCAGTGAGGACTTGATGAGACAATGCATTTAAAGCACTTGCACAAAAGACAACACATTTGTTGACGAGTAGATAGTTAAATGACAGCATGGCtatttactgttattatttctaaCATTTCAGATAATTAAACAGGGATCTGAGAGGTTAAGTTACCAATTCTTAATCTTATGTTGTGACCAAATTTTTTGCAGAGAACCTTCTTGAACATCTTAAGAAATAGTTAAACAAAGCTTTGGCTTCCACTGTAGGTATGCTGGAGCAGCCTCCTAGAAACAAACCCTTTAGCAGATAAGTATAAAGTCTGGACACAATTTTAAATATCTGAGGCTCTGAAAAGTGAACAAAAGCAGGAAAGTTTTGGAGAGGAGTTGAATCTTGAAGGAAGGGACAGACATAGGTGAGTCTGCATTTCTTTAGTTGTGAGCTGAGGGGTGACAGTCTCAGTGTGATGCAGGGTGATTAAAATTCTCATGTAAAGGCCACCATCTTTCTGGCCTGAGGTACCAGGCCACCAAAGCTGCCAGAAAGTGAAGGGACATGTCATGGAGGGGATAAGCCAGAAAAGAGAAGCCCCTAAATTTTGTGGACAAGCACTGCCCAAGTCTCTGGCTGACCCTTGAACCAAGCATGTAGAGGGCAGACTCAACATAGCTTGCATATAAGGCTTAAGGAACTAAATTTGCATTTGAACTGCCATCATTATAAGTGATAAATGGTCTGCAAGTTAATTGTATACTAAATAAAACCatcaaaattcttagaggaaTATAACAGAAATCAGAGTCTCTCCAACATAATACTTACAATTTCTAGGATCAAATTCAAAATTAGTTGATATATAAACTAGGAAAGTTTATCCTTACTCAAGGGAAAATACAACCAACAGAAGACAACCCTGAGATGACTCAGATGTTGTCAATATCAACAAAGATGTTATAACTGTTATTAAAACAATGTTCAGTGAGGTAAGGGAAAATATATGCACAATGaatgaaaagatagaaaatatcaCTAGAGAAATAgcaacttcaaaaaataaaaatggaaatttcagaaatgaaaaatgcaaaatctaaaattaaaaactcactaGATGGGCTCAATAGTAAAGTAGAGATGACAGCAAAAGAGTTTGTAAACTTGAAACTATATCAGTAGAAATCATCCAattaaggaagagaaagaaaaaaaaacatggttgtaaaaaaatgaatagagcttTAGGAGCCTGTTACACAATGTCCAAAGGTCTAGCATAGGTAATCCAAATAAcacaagaagaggaaagagagaattgggcagacaaaaaaaattgaataatagccaaaaaatttgCAAAGTTGGAGAAAGGCATCAATTTATAGATCCAACAAGCTCAGCAGACCCAAAtgagaaatatgaagaaaaccaTAACTAGGCGCATCCTAGTCAAACTGTTGAAAagtaaagatgaagagaaaaatctttaaaggaGACAGAATAAAAGAACACATTACACAGAGGGGAACAATAATTCAAACAGCAATACACTCACCATCAGAAACAATGAAAGCAGGAAGACAGTTGCACAACATTTtgcaagtgctgaaagaaaaatctgCCAATGCAGAATTCCATATCcagtaaaaatattctttaagaatgaaggaaaaacaaagacattttcaaataaattaaaattaagggAATTTATCAACAGCAGAACTGCACTATAAGAATTCCCAAAAGAAATTCTTCAGACTAAAGGGAAATTATATCAGAGGAAGTGCATTGCTTCAGGAATGAATGAAGAGCATTTGAAATtgtaatatgtaaatatgtaagtaaatataaataatgactttctcttagtttatttaaaatacacatgactggggcttccctggtggcgcagtggttaagaatctgcctgccagtgcaggggacacaggttcaagccctggtccgggaagatcccacatgccacggagcaactaagcccacaagccacaactactgagcccacgtgccacaactactgaagcccgtgcatctagagcccgtgctctgcaacaagagaagccaccacaatgagaagcagcctgcacaccgcaacaaagagtagaccccactcactgcaactagagaaagcccacgcacagcaacaaagacccaatgcagccaaaaatacgtaaatgaataaatttattaaataaaataaaataaagtacacaTGATTGTTCAGAGGAAAACTTATATAACATTTTCTTGTGAGACTAATATATGAGTAGAATACAGGATAGCTATAGTAAAAAGGATTGGGTCAGTAAATGGACTTCTACAGTTGCAAGTGTgctatattttacataaaatgatACTACATTAACTCTAAATATATTGTGAGAAGCTAAAGATGTGTATTTAATCCCTAAGTCAACTACTGAAAAATAATGCAAAGAGAGCtaaaaagtgaattaaaaaattaaaatgttgttcattaaaaaatactCAATAATCCAAAAGAAGATACAAAAGGAGGGGCAgtggaagaagacaaaaagaaggaacataggggcttccctggtggtgcagtggttgagaatctgcctgctaatgcaggcgacatgggttcgagccctggtctgggaagatcccacatgctgcggagcaactaggcccgtgagccacaactactgagcctgcgcgtctggagcctgtgctccgcaaagagaggccgcgacagtgagaggcccgcgcaccgcgatgaagagtggcccccgcttgccacaactagagaaagccctcgcacagaaacgaagacccaacacagccataaataaataaataaataaataaataaaagaatgtgaatttctttaaaaaaaaattgatgtacaaaaattagttgcatttctataaactaacaatgaactacctgaaaaagaagtaaagaaaacaaCCTCAGttataataacatcaaaaacaataaaaccttaggaataaatttagtcAGGGAAGTAAAAGATCTATATACCAAGAACTATAAGATattgataaagaaattgaagtagacacaaatagatggaaagacaTCTAGTATTCATGAAtcagaagagttaatattgttaaaatgtccatactacccaaagccatctaaagaggcaatgcaattcctatcaggagtagaaaaaaacaatcctaaaatttgcacAGACCCACAGAAaattctgaatagccaaagcaatcttgagaaagaacaaaactggagataTCATaccttcctgacttcaaactacattacaaagctataataatcagaacagtatggtactggcaaaaaacagacacattgatcaatgggacagaatagagagcccagaaataagacCATGTGTATATGGTTatctaatatttgacaagggagccaaactcaatggagaaagaatagtctcttcaataaatggtattgggaaaactggatattcacatgcaaaaaaaaagagattggaCCTCTATCTTACACTACTCAAAAGATTACCTTGAGatatattaaagacttaaacataagacctactgtaaaactcatagaagaaaacttaggggGAAAGTTCCTTCACATTGGTTttggcaattatttttttaatctgacaccaaaagcacaagcaacaaatatTAATACAAAAATCAAGAAGTGGGACGATAGCAAACCAAAAAGTTTCTGGCACAGCTaaagaaaccattaacaaaatgaaaaggcaacctgcagaatgggataACATATTTGCAAACCTGTATCTGgggtaaatatccaaaatatataagaaactcatacaactcaatagcaaaaacctaataattcaatttaaaaatggtcagaggatctgaatagacattttttccaaagaagatacacagatgggtaacaggcacatgaagagatACACAACACTACTAATCATCATGGAAACGCAATTCAAaacacaatgagctatcacctcacacctgttaggatggctattatacaaaagacaagaaataaatgctggtgaggatgtaaagaaaagggaacccttgtgaactattggtgggaatgtaagttggtgcagccactatggaaaatggtatggaggttcctcgaaaaacaaaaaaatagaactaccaacaATTCCACATCTGGATGTATATCTGAAGGGAATGAAATCAGGATTTTGAAGAGGCATCTACCTTCCcccttgttcattgcagcattactcacaatagccaagacatggaaataatgtgaaaaaaaatgtccactgatggacgaatggatttttaaaatgtgagatatatacatatatatattttttctacacaatggaatattattcagccataaaaaaagaagaaaagcctcCTGCCTTTTATGACATGTCCTCAAGCACTGACTCTGCACACACCACAAGCTTTGTCCATCTTCCCTGACAGTTAGGCCTCCAACTGCTACTGGAGAAACACACCTGTACCTGCTATGGCCctaagcattattttttttataattaaaaaaaaaaaaagaaagaacacggaggagggaatacttcccagctcattctatgaggccagtatttcCCTGATACCACCCAAAGCCAggaaaagacatcacaagaagagaaaactacagaccaacatcTTATGACTATAGGGAttaatatcctcaacaaaatactagcaaacagaatctagcagcatataaaaaggattatacaccatgattaagtaggatttattccagtaATGTAAGGAAGGTTTAATACCTGAAAATCAATATAACACCGTATTAATAAAGGAGAAAACAGTGTGAACATTTCAATAGACAAAGTATTTTAAATCCAACATCCCttcatgataaaactctcaacaaacctGGGATAGAAGGGAAACTTCACTGTGATCAAAAAGGCATctacaaaaacctacagctaacatcatgcttGTTGAAAGAAAATTGAGAATAAGGCACTGATGTTCACTCTTGCTACTTAGGTTTTAGCCAGTGTAAtcatgcaagaaaaagaaataaaaggcattcagattggaaaagaataagTGAAACTGTCTTTTACTTGCAGataactatatatagaaaattctaaaaaatcCATCAAAAAACTATGAGTTCATCAAAGTTACATAATACATGATCAATGTACAAAAAACAGTTATATTTCTATGTGCTAGTAATGAACAATTCAAAAATGatcttaagaaaaaataataataaaatgcctaggaataaatctaacaaaaaaagTATAAgttttgtacactgaaaactataaaatattgctgaGGGAAATTAAAGATCTAAGTAGAGAGACATTCCATGTCATTGATTGGGACACTCTATTATTAAGATGTCACctctcccaaattgatctatagattcaacgcaGTCCCTGTAGAATTACAGCAagatttttgtagaaattgacaaactgatcctaaaatttatatattaatgcAAAGGATGCAGCatcaagcaattttttaaaagaacaacatGGGAGGACTtaacacttcttgatttcaaaactttcaGTAAatctacagtagtcaaaacaggGTGGTATTAGCctaaagacagacatacagatcaatggaacagaatgtagagtacaaaaataaactcatatttaAGTCCATTGATTTTCAAGAAGGGTGACAAGATACATAAGGAAAAGAGTCTTTTTGACAAATGGTGATGGGACAATTttgacccttaccttacaccatatgcaaaaattaaaatggattcaagacctaattTAAGAAAGGAAACTATATaacacttttagaagaaaacatagggaaaagtcttcatgaccttgggtgagtcagatttcttagatatgataccaaaagcatccattaaaaaaattgataaattggactttgtcaaaattaaaaactttgtgcattaaaagacaccattaagaaaatggatagacaacacacagaatgggaaaaaatatttgcaaatcatatttgTGATAAAGGAcatgtatccagaatatacaaaaaactcttaaaactcaacaataaggcaAAAAATCCagtttacaaatgggaaaatatttgaatagacatttacaaaagaagacagacaaatggctaaaaagcacagggaaaaaaatgatcatCATTAGTCATTCAGAAatccaaattaaaaccacaacacaATACCACTTTTCATCCACTAAAATGGCATGACCAAAATGAACAGAATATAACAAGTGTTGTggaggatgtggtgaaaagggagtCTCATACGTCGCTGGTGACGATGTGAAACAgcgcagccactttggaaagcagtttgacattttcttaaaatttaaacataaattcaCCCTATGACCCAGAACTTCTgtccaccca
The sequence above is a segment of the Eschrichtius robustus isolate mEscRob2 chromosome 14, mEscRob2.pri, whole genome shotgun sequence genome. Coding sequences within it:
- the MC2R gene encoding adrenocorticotropic hormone receptor; the protein is MKHIINLYESINSTARNNSDCPPVVLPEEIFFTISIVGVLENLMVLLTVIKNKNLQSPMYFFICSLAISDMLGSLYKILENILIMFRNMGYLKPQGSFETTADDVVDSLFILSLLGSICSLSVIAADRYITIFHALRYHRIVTPRRALVVLMVIWTCCMGSSITIVTFSHHVPTVIAFTALFPLMLAFILCLYLHMFLLARSHARRTSTLPRANMRGAVTLTVLLGVFIFCWAPFVLHVLLMTFCPADPYCACYMSLFQVNGVLIMCNAVIDPFIYAFRSPELRDAFKKMTFCNRYQ